One genomic segment of Mesoterricola silvestris includes these proteins:
- a CDS encoding S46 family peptidase — translation MHGPRLSLHLLTLFLATARLGADEGMWTFDNLPLGPLKAQYGFSPDPAWLDHVRQAAVRVPRGSASFVSRDGLLLTNHHVAHSAIQQVSGPGHDYVREGFLAASRDQEIKVPGFTAQFLVAMEDITARVDRAVPPGLAPGEAGKARGEVIDRLVAEAGRKTGLRCEPVLLYQGGEVWIYQYKRLDDVRLVMAPEYAVAGFGMDWDNFSYPRHDLDLTFFRVYEDGRPFHPPHHLRWADQGAALGDLVFMVGHPGSTNRLDTVAQMAFAREEAVPYRLRREERLKKAYRAHARLGEAQAQEVSSQLMGAENFSKVFAGELAGLANRAAMERVAGAEAELRARVDQDPRLRAEAGESWARIEEALGRRRAFHREALAVGTCGSSLFAMALQLVRLPVEQAKAPGERLAEFKEEQALRTMLAALKQAAPFHAEKEIREFTAGLREALEELGPGHPFVRAMLGGASPEAAARAAVAGTRLQDAAFRRELLEKGPDAIQASQDPFLVLARALDPLGRSLRQSQLEVQRVLAEHGARIARARFAVYGRAKYPDATFTLRLSYGTVSTCQGLGTLLQPFTTLGGLYDRADAWGPRAEKGSWALPQRWLDRRARLDLRTPYNFLSTHDSIGGNSGSPMVNRQGELVGLAFDGNIDSLPGRYFYDVQVNRSVSVDARGILEVLARIYEAHALVAELKGKV, via the coding sequence ATGCACGGCCCCCGCCTGTCCCTCCACCTCCTGACCCTTTTCCTGGCCACCGCCCGTCTGGGCGCCGATGAGGGTATGTGGACCTTCGATAATCTGCCCCTGGGCCCCCTGAAGGCGCAGTACGGCTTCAGCCCTGACCCTGCCTGGCTGGACCACGTGCGCCAGGCCGCCGTGCGGGTTCCCCGGGGCAGCGCCTCCTTCGTGAGCCGGGACGGCCTGCTCCTCACCAACCACCATGTGGCCCACAGCGCCATCCAGCAGGTCTCCGGCCCGGGCCACGACTACGTGAGGGAGGGCTTCCTCGCCGCCAGCCGGGACCAGGAGATCAAGGTTCCCGGATTCACGGCCCAGTTCCTGGTGGCCATGGAGGACATCACCGCGCGGGTGGACCGGGCCGTTCCGCCGGGCCTGGCGCCCGGGGAAGCCGGGAAGGCGCGCGGGGAGGTCATCGACCGCCTGGTGGCCGAAGCGGGCCGGAAGACCGGGCTGCGCTGCGAACCGGTCCTGCTCTACCAGGGTGGCGAAGTCTGGATCTACCAGTACAAGCGCCTGGATGACGTGCGCCTGGTCATGGCCCCCGAGTACGCGGTGGCCGGCTTCGGCATGGATTGGGACAACTTCAGCTATCCGCGCCACGACCTGGACCTGACCTTCTTCCGGGTGTACGAGGACGGCCGGCCCTTCCATCCGCCCCATCACCTGCGGTGGGCCGACCAGGGCGCGGCCCTGGGGGATCTCGTCTTCATGGTCGGCCACCCGGGCTCCACCAACCGGCTGGATACGGTGGCCCAGATGGCCTTCGCCCGGGAGGAGGCGGTCCCCTACCGCCTGCGCCGGGAGGAGCGGCTGAAGAAGGCCTACCGCGCCCACGCGCGGCTCGGCGAGGCCCAGGCCCAGGAGGTGTCCAGCCAGCTCATGGGCGCCGAGAACTTCTCCAAGGTCTTCGCCGGGGAGCTTGCCGGGCTCGCCAACCGGGCCGCCATGGAACGGGTGGCCGGGGCCGAAGCGGAGCTGCGGGCCCGGGTGGACCAGGATCCCCGGCTCCGGGCCGAGGCGGGCGAAAGCTGGGCCCGGATCGAGGAGGCCCTGGGGCGCCGCCGGGCCTTTCACCGGGAGGCCCTCGCGGTGGGCACCTGCGGCAGTTCGCTGTTCGCCATGGCCCTCCAGCTGGTGCGCCTGCCCGTGGAACAGGCCAAGGCCCCCGGGGAGCGCCTGGCGGAATTCAAGGAGGAGCAGGCCCTTCGGACCATGCTGGCCGCGTTGAAGCAGGCGGCCCCCTTCCACGCGGAAAAGGAGATCCGGGAATTCACCGCCGGACTGCGGGAGGCCCTGGAAGAACTGGGGCCCGGCCACCCCTTCGTGCGGGCCATGTTGGGCGGCGCTTCGCCGGAGGCGGCCGCCAGGGCCGCCGTGGCCGGAACGCGCCTGCAGGATGCCGCCTTCCGCAGGGAACTGCTTGAAAAGGGCCCGGACGCCATCCAGGCCAGCCAGGATCCCTTCCTGGTCCTGGCCCGGGCCCTGGACCCCCTGGGCCGCAGCCTGAGGCAGTCCCAGCTGGAGGTGCAGCGGGTCCTCGCCGAGCACGGCGCCCGCATCGCCCGGGCCCGTTTCGCGGTGTACGGCCGCGCCAAGTACCCCGACGCCACCTTCACCCTGCGGCTGAGCTACGGCACCGTGTCCACCTGCCAGGGCCTGGGCACCCTCCTCCAGCCCTTCACCACCCTGGGCGGCCTCTACGACCGCGCCGACGCCTGGGGTCCCCGGGCCGAGAAAGGCTCCTGGGCCCTGCCCCAGCGCTGGCTGGACCGGCGTGCCCGCCTGGACCTCCGCACCCCCTACAATTTCCTCAGCACCCACGATTCCATCGGCGGCAATTCCGGAAGCCCCATGGTCAACCGCCAGGGCGAACTGGTGGGCCTGGCCTTCGACGGCAACATCGATTCCCTCCCCGGCCGGTACTTCTACGACGTCCAGGTCAACCGCTCGGTGAGCGTGGACGCCCGGGGAATCCTGGAGGTGCTCGCCAGGATCTACGAGGCCCACGCCCTGGTCGCCGAACTGAAGGGGAAGGTGTGA
- a CDS encoding M16 family metallopeptidase, translated as MLMKTLAPLLVASAPLLATGYPVPPVEYQAFTLSNGLKVLVHEDHKAPIVAFNIWYHVGSKNERPGRTGFAHLFEHLMFNGSEHFNDDYFKVLEGLGATDLNGTTNNDRTNYFENVPTSALDAVLWMESDRMGHLVGAITQARLDEQRGVVQNEKRENDNQPYGLVEEALARGTYPPGHPYSWPILGAMEDLAAASVEDVKAWFRRYYGPTNAVVVLAGDIDLKTAKAKMEAHFGAIPPGDPLERPRAWVPRPVGIRRQTLQDRVSQPLLNLVWHTPEDAHPETVRLDLLASVLGGGKTSRLYRRLVEQEQIASQVEASNYSREIAGQFKVEVLARPGADLGRIEGIIQEEMARLFEQGPAEEELARLKTVHYANYLRRLERIGGFGGKSDLLAGGLVLDGDPAFGARSLKDLLDVRPEDLKAAGRKWLSDGLFVLEVQPFPAARAAGSDVDRSRVPVPGAAPALTFPRLHRATLANGLRVVLARRDAAPVVQFRLLVEGGAAVDAQVPSGAGTATLAMAMLDEGTRNLGAKELREQFQSLGMGLTARASLNQFQVAMGALKPNLDRSLELFAEVVLHPSFPAPAFERLRKERILEIAQEKELPEALAGRVVGPLLFGRAHPYGNPLTGTGFERTVAAMKVEELRELHRAWFRPGNATLVVAGNVGLEELLPGLQRTFGTWAPGPAPRVPVPPAAPGGTTTIYLVDKPGSIQSVVNMVAIVPPRWESDEPAVQALNAILGGMFTARLNMNLREDKHWTYGARARVYGSRGPRQIHAGASVQTDRTKETVQELEKEMRGILGERPITAQELAFAQRNLTLSLPGAFETTEALAAGMGTLQTWNLPDDHFATFVPRVNALTVADLDAAARRIIPARGRTYVVVGDRAKVEKGLRELGDVKLVDADGAVLP; from the coding sequence ATGCTCATGAAAACCCTCGCCCCCCTTCTCGTGGCCTCGGCCCCCCTTCTGGCCACCGGCTACCCGGTCCCCCCGGTGGAGTACCAGGCCTTCACCCTTTCCAACGGGTTGAAGGTGCTGGTCCACGAGGATCACAAGGCGCCCATCGTGGCTTTCAACATCTGGTACCACGTGGGTTCCAAGAACGAGCGGCCTGGCAGGACCGGGTTCGCCCACCTGTTCGAGCACCTCATGTTCAATGGAAGCGAGCACTTCAACGACGACTACTTCAAGGTCCTGGAGGGGCTGGGGGCCACGGACCTCAACGGGACCACCAACAACGACCGCACCAACTATTTCGAGAATGTCCCCACCAGCGCCCTGGATGCGGTGCTCTGGATGGAATCGGACCGCATGGGCCACCTGGTGGGGGCCATCACCCAGGCGCGCCTGGACGAGCAGCGGGGCGTGGTCCAGAACGAAAAGCGGGAAAACGACAACCAGCCCTACGGTCTGGTGGAGGAAGCCCTCGCCCGGGGCACGTACCCCCCCGGCCATCCCTACTCCTGGCCCATCCTGGGCGCCATGGAGGACCTGGCCGCGGCCAGCGTGGAGGACGTGAAAGCCTGGTTCCGGCGCTACTACGGCCCCACCAACGCCGTGGTGGTCCTGGCGGGGGATATCGACCTGAAGACCGCCAAGGCGAAGATGGAGGCCCATTTCGGCGCCATCCCCCCCGGCGACCCCCTGGAGCGGCCCCGGGCCTGGGTCCCCCGGCCCGTGGGCATCCGCCGCCAGACCCTGCAGGACCGCGTCTCCCAGCCCCTCCTGAACCTGGTGTGGCACACGCCGGAGGACGCCCACCCGGAAACGGTCCGGCTGGACCTTCTGGCCAGCGTGCTGGGGGGCGGAAAGACCTCCCGTCTGTACCGCCGTCTGGTGGAACAGGAGCAGATCGCCAGCCAGGTCGAAGCCTCCAACTACTCCCGGGAGATCGCCGGCCAGTTCAAGGTGGAGGTGCTGGCCCGGCCGGGCGCGGATCTGGGGCGCATCGAGGGGATCATCCAGGAGGAAATGGCCCGGCTCTTCGAGCAGGGCCCCGCCGAGGAGGAACTGGCGCGCCTCAAGACCGTGCATTACGCCAACTACCTGCGCCGGCTGGAGCGCATCGGCGGCTTCGGGGGGAAATCCGACCTGCTGGCGGGGGGCCTGGTGCTGGACGGGGATCCCGCCTTCGGGGCCCGGAGCCTCAAGGACCTCCTGGATGTGCGGCCGGAGGACCTGAAGGCCGCCGGGCGGAAGTGGCTCTCGGACGGCTTGTTCGTTCTGGAGGTGCAGCCCTTCCCGGCGGCCCGGGCCGCGGGGAGCGACGTGGACCGGTCCCGGGTGCCGGTGCCGGGGGCGGCCCCGGCCCTCACCTTCCCCCGGCTGCACCGGGCCACCCTGGCCAATGGCCTCAGGGTGGTGCTGGCCCGGCGCGACGCGGCTCCCGTGGTGCAGTTCCGGCTCCTGGTGGAAGGCGGGGCCGCCGTGGACGCCCAGGTCCCCTCCGGGGCCGGAACGGCCACGCTGGCCATGGCCATGCTCGACGAGGGCACCCGGAACCTGGGCGCCAAGGAACTGCGGGAGCAGTTCCAATCCCTGGGCATGGGCCTGACGGCCCGGGCCTCCCTGAACCAGTTCCAGGTGGCCATGGGGGCCCTGAAGCCCAACCTGGACCGTTCCCTGGAGCTGTTCGCCGAGGTGGTCCTGCATCCTTCCTTCCCGGCCCCGGCCTTCGAGCGGCTCCGGAAGGAGCGGATCCTGGAAATCGCCCAGGAGAAGGAACTCCCCGAGGCCCTGGCGGGCCGGGTCGTCGGCCCCCTCCTTTTCGGCCGGGCGCACCCCTACGGCAACCCCCTGACGGGCACCGGGTTCGAGCGCACCGTGGCCGCCATGAAGGTGGAGGAGCTCCGGGAGCTCCACCGGGCCTGGTTCCGGCCCGGGAACGCCACCCTGGTGGTGGCCGGGAACGTGGGCCTGGAGGAGCTGCTGCCCGGGCTCCAGCGCACCTTCGGGACCTGGGCCCCGGGGCCGGCGCCCCGGGTCCCGGTGCCGCCGGCGGCCCCGGGTGGGACCACGACGATCTACCTGGTGGACAAGCCCGGCTCCATCCAGTCGGTGGTGAACATGGTGGCCATCGTCCCGCCCCGGTGGGAAAGCGATGAACCCGCCGTGCAGGCCCTGAACGCCATCCTGGGCGGCATGTTCACCGCCCGCCTGAACATGAATCTGCGGGAGGACAAGCACTGGACCTACGGCGCCCGGGCCCGGGTGTACGGCTCCCGGGGGCCCCGCCAGATCCACGCCGGCGCTTCGGTGCAGACGGACCGCACCAAGGAGACGGTCCAGGAACTTGAAAAGGAGATGCGGGGCATCCTCGGCGAACGGCCCATCACCGCCCAGGAGCTGGCCTTCGCCCAGCGGAACCTGACCCTGAGCCTGCCGGGGGCCTTCGAGACCACCGAGGCCCTGGCGGCGGGCATGGGGACCCTTCAGACCTGGAACCTTCCGGACGACCACTTCGCCACCTTCGTGCCGAGGGTGAACGCGCTGACGGTGGCGGACCTGGACGCCGCGGCCCGCAGGATCATCCCCGCCCGCGGCCGCACCTACGTGGTGGTGGGCGACCGGGCCAAGGTGGAGAAGGGGCTGCGGGAACTGGGCGACGTGAAGCTGGTGGATGCCGACGGCGCCGTGCTGCCGTAG